The DNA sequence ATATTGTATTGGAGACGTGCTCCCAGTGACTGGATTGCATAACCGAACCCCACAATTTCGGTTCATTCTAAGCATAGAAAGCGACAAAACTAATGAAGAAGATCTTCATAAGAGCATCATGGCAGCAAAAAAACTTTTAGAACCGTACAATGTTCTACTTGTGGAATACACTAGCTATGTTGCCAGGACACTACGTCATATACTGGGAGATCAAACACAACACATCCTCAGTCCTAGAAAAGGTCACCTCCCCACTTGGCCCTAAGGTGCTTTAAGAATGTTGTATTCTATAGAAGAAGATCTGGATTACATATACAGGCAACTACGCACCAATGATATAGCTATTGGACCACTTGAGATAAGCGTGGTGAAGTCTGGCACGTTTGAGTCCCTAATGGACTTGTTTATCAAACAAGGAGTGTCCATTAACCAGTATAAAACTCCGCGATGCATTAAATCGGATGTTGCACTGAAATTGCTCAACTCTAACGTGAAGGCCTACGTCATTAGTCCCAAAAATCTCACTTGGGTTCCTCTATAAATCTAACTAGCTTTGTAATAAACAAATTCTCCCTTTAGCTTGGGGAATTTGACTAGTATGATGCTATGAcacttaaaacaattttttctaAGCTAATAGTTTACTACCCTTTAAGGGATCTCACTAGCTAATGATCTTTATCGTTGAAGAAGTATATCATGTAATCTGTACTCGATACTCTTGACTACTTATTAactttaataatatatgttttcacCTTGTTATGTACATATAGTCCTTGTTAAGATACTGCCAAACCTACATGTTTTCTCCCTGTAACGTACACATAATACTCCACACTAATGCATAAAATGCAAGGTCAAGTCAAGGTTAAACTCAAACCTATAAGTAAAAGTCAAAGATAGTAACTAACTCCAAATATATCCTAAACTGCCATAACAAATGTATGTCTAAAAGTAAAACAAGCAGGCAAACATAGCCAAAAAAGTAGACAAATATAACACAATATATAGTGGACATATGTTAACAAGTAAAACTAGCTGGACAAGCAAATGATGAGCAAAATATTTCCACAACCATTTTTTATATTAGCATAAACTACTATCTAGGCAAGAACAATCCTGTAAAGTTAATTCAGTGAACATTCATCCAGTAGTACTATTATGATAGGGGTTTATGTCTACCGTTTCAATTGTAATTATCAATTCATGTAAAAGGCAGAACattaatgaaaagaaacatACCCGTAAACGTGGAGGTCCATTGGTTGCAACAGGGCAATGTGATGCGGAAGGCGGAACACTGGAACCATCCATCGACTCATTCATCTTTGCTTGGGCTCGTAACTGGACCACTTTACTAGTAAGTTCTTCACATTGAGCCTTCAATTGGATATTTTCTCTATGACATGCGGAACGACTTGGTAGTACCCCCCAAACATCAGAAGCACGAACACCCAAACCATACATGACCACATCACCGTTGCGATCTTTACCCATGACTTTAGAAAACACATCATCTGGTCCAGGCTTATCGTTGGAACCCTCGGGAAGATTAGATTTAATTTGTTTCATTTGTGCCTGTATTAATCACAGTAATATAAATTCCTCAAAAGctttcaaataaaataagaaaaatatacatGAAGTAATCATGATAGTAATTTAGCACATTCAAGTATAAGATATATATTCTAAcatcatcaaaaacatatagaaaagatatatataagtataaataagCATATATTACTTACAATTGCATTTGAAGCTTCTGCATTTTTGGTAGTTCCACCTTTGGAGAAACATGACTCAAACATTTCCATCCGACTTGGATCTCGTCCCAAAGAAGCCTGTTCAATTAAAAAGAAGATGAGTATTAACAATGGATATCGACATGCTACATTAACAATTGCATTATCTCATACGATTACCTTTAGATCTTCACGAACTTGAgcataacttttttttccagTTACTTGCACCATCTTCTTTTCTTGCCGATTGTCCTTGTTTTTTTCACTTAACATCTTCAATAGCAAAGTGAAATATCAGAATGGTATATAAACTAACGATATTTGCTAATgaaacatatacgagtataaaccAATTAAGACAAGTAACACAAGGTTGTATCTACTGATTAggtgaatgtatatatatgaacatatttaaaatgttgCTCTGCGCAAGATACTTTTTCTCTTCGTCTCTTTACTCAAATAACATTTCACTTTGGTAATGCTACAATAAGACTATAATAAGACTCAGCTCTAATAAAATGTTGCAGATGCCAGATATAGATTCAGGGATTCACAGTTCATTATTTGACTATAATTAGACTCGGCtctaaaaaaaatggaaaaaaaaaactggtcaACTGAAGATAAAACAAATAGATGAAACGATAAAGACAAACTTTATATTATGCTAATTCTCTGATAGCAGTCAAGTTTCCAGAGCTACACTCCGAACTAAACACAAGATCAATATAGTAAATTAAGCATAACATGATTACAACGCTAAAAGCCCTATCTGTACCTACTGTTGATGGAAATGTTTCCTAAC is a window from the Erigeron canadensis isolate Cc75 unplaced genomic scaffold, C_canadensis_v1 Conyza_canadensis_unscaffolded:18, whole genome shotgun sequence genome containing:
- the LOC122584259 gene encoding uncharacterized protein LOC122584259 gives rise to the protein MGTLSRSGKYCPVHKPWNKVKDAKKQALLELLKTKFDIPDDPVTGTWILQSFGRKMLSEKNKDNRQEKKMVQVTGKKSYAQVREDLKASLGRDPSRMEMFESCFSKGGTTKNAEASNAIAQMKQIKSNLPEGSNDKPGPDDVFSKVMGKDRNGDVVMYGLGVRASDVWGVLPSRSACHRENIQLKAQCEELTSKVVQLRAQAKMNESMDGSSVPPSASHCPVATNGPPRLRV